The proteins below are encoded in one region of Belonocnema kinseyi isolate 2016_QV_RU_SX_M_011 chromosome 1, B_treatae_v1, whole genome shotgun sequence:
- the LOC117168924 gene encoding bridging integrator 3 homolog, whose amino-acid sequence MTWISHKRNFLTPTQRPSSAPPLISATEDTDLDFAVQKLIYIEDSVRKMIKEMKKYLSAIGSLDEADQHLTTNLINYDLVHVSKDFLKIVEDYHSVTTQVGKSVQDLVLHCEKTFIEPLKKLRDEFSVISVELAKREELVTNWKTCYSRMKKLQEKKDKTAHYIAKLERERDLEESTAKKLKNFHSELLQELQTFLNKRLDYIKPSVHALIMIHLEHYGSTTNTFTHIMPSESVSRTKISDEEFQQLISTQVNRIKGLTIVKDH is encoded by the exons ATGACTTG gatttcgcATAAGAGAAATTTTCTGACACCAACTCAGAGGCCAAGTTCTGCACCTCCTCTAATTTCTGCAACTGAGGATACAGACCTGGATTTCGCGGTGCAAAAATTAATCTA tatCGAGGACTCTGTCAGAAAAATGATAAaggagatgaaaaaatatttatcggcAATCGGAAGTTTGGACGAAGCAGATCAACATCTCacgacaaatttaattaattacgaCCTTGTCCACGTGAGCAAAGATTTCCTTAAAATAGTCGAGGACTATCATTCCGTGACGACTCAG GTTGGCAAGAGTGTTCAGGACCTGGTCCTCCATTGTGAAAAAACTTTTATCGAGCCCTTGAAAAAACTCCGTGACGAGTTTTCTGTGATTTCGGTCGAATTAGCAAAACGAGAAGAACTCGTAACGAACTGGAAAACTTGCTACTCGCGAATGAAGAAATTGCAGGAAAAAAAGGACAAAACAGCGCATTACATCGCTAAACTCGAAAGGGAACGCGACCTCGAAGAGTCGACtgcaaaaaagctaaaaaatttccaCTCCGAATTACTTCAGGAACTCCAGACTTTTCTCAATAAGAGACTCGATTATATCAAACCTAGTGTACATGCCTTAATTATGATTCACCTCGAACATTACGGAAGTACGACGAACACTTTCACACATATAATGCCTTCGGAATCAGTGAGTAGAACTAAAATTTCGGACGAAGAGTTCCAGCAATTAATCTCGACGCAGGTTAATCGAATAAAAGGATTAACGATCGTTAAAGATCATTAA